The Arachis hypogaea cultivar Tifrunner chromosome 16, arahy.Tifrunner.gnm2.J5K5, whole genome shotgun sequence genome contains a region encoding:
- the LOC112755245 gene encoding DNA repair protein UVH3 isoform X6, producing MHGGVDPAVLASLPPSMQLDLLVQIRERLIAENRQKYQKVKKDPAKFSELQIEAYLKTVAFRREIDEVQKAAAGRGVGGIQTSRIASEANREYIFSSSFTGDKQELASSRSEKNDDAHRKAQGTHPVENLANIIASAGSNTTSGLVCNEPSESVDERIQTFLDERGQFRVSRSRAMGMRMTRDLQRNLDLMKEIELERTHINKASNIDAILSAENNGPSKSSGTNSVGKLKTMNVDLVGECVQNEQVQNEQSVFDKDTSIEVSFEYDSKNALIDAEDEIFANLVGGNSGTVFHADGIPAKEQPSNSDSDCDWEEGIVEGKSTFIPGNNKVEWNSSVAEGDNNDESEVEWEEGDCDGDKSTICCPSESGKKPTRGQLEEESNLQEAIRRSLETIGDGELKHLSSVDEHSNADEKKLDYGLTHGDYLDVSGAMNLNGEDAFVKIKNSMAVSSSPREDGSKQNIFHGNVDGDGYVNSQTSDFPRGQSKSYVASISSNLDILIEKPNVLNRCSHSEYSTSVANMMKDNDHMAAEQLLDKHCDDTKMSSDGKNVSKDNPLGSTESSLKGSTENVDIGPKLAAVDNDGSFRGERNIDLVKNAVNTSGDFPAHVDEVRLEEEMRILGQEYINLENEQKKLERNAESVNSELFTECQELLQMFGLPYIIAPMEAEAQCAFLETTKLVDGVITDDSDVLLFGARNVYKNIFDDRKYVETYFMEDIEKELGLSREKLVRMALLLGSDYTEGVSGIGIVNAIEVVNAFPEKDGFLKFRQWVESPDPTILGWLNTKGGSNTRKKGSKEPSSDQINSHIKEQEDSLDYDQEIKQTFFEKHRNVSKNWHIPSSFPSETVISAYYSPQVDKSTEPFTWGKPDHLVLRKLCWEKFGWTSQKADELLLPVLKEYNKHETQLRLEAFYSFNERFAKIRSKRIKKAVKGITGKQPSELKDDFNSGKSRRGNHLESEDKNFENLKGTKESLESLKKPKVKQSRKRKNDGDTLGKAMSKRKTITDGPSASAMSAVENIQPGTESEKDQSDSNPLISNRSGRGRGRGRSLAVKHGRKKESLIYQSSETSSSSSDTDDHVDMSKVPQEVRRSSRSRKPVSYSLENLEDEELNESFDTRNQSSLCEDPLEENLSDIPGACGDSATGLSRGKESDMISSAPTRNFPRDDLGWEGQIFTDADETTHPDPGIGDGDITVNADSCDDYLKLGGGFCLDDSDEPSNQNAVDGVNTADTEGFLHCSVMMDETDHHKNGSEILFSGTDKAPSEMQEGRNAYNVDNEPNDNLPNVSANDQNEMGVSVPENVNHNNGNYNGAFSAMPFLRKRRKK from the exons ATGCATGGTGGAGTTGATCCAGCTGTTCTGGCCTCTTTACCTCCATCAATGCAACTGGATCTCCTAGTTCAG ATAAGAGAGCGATTAATTGCAGAGAATCGACAAAAGTATCAAAAAGTAAAGAAG GATCCTGCAAAATTTTCTGAGCTACAAATAGAAGCTTACCTTAAAACAGTTGCTTTTCGACGAGAGATAGACGAAGTGCAAAAAGCTGCTGCTGGAAGAGGAGTAGGGGGTATCCAAACTTCACGGATTGCATCTGAAGCCAACAGGGAGTACATATTCTCATCATCTTTTACTGGTGACAAACA AGAACTTGCATCAAGCAGATCAGAGAAAAATGATGATGCTCATCGAAAGGCTCAAGGAACACATCCTGTGGAGAACCTTGCTAATATTATTGCATCAGCTGGTTCTAATACTACAAGTGGATTGGTTTGCAATGAACCTAGTGAATCTGTTGATGAAAGAATTCAGACCTTCCTAGATGAGAGGGGTCAATTTCGAGTTAGCAGATCAAGAGCTATGGGGATGCGTATGACCCGAGATTTGCAAAGAAATTTGGACTTGATGAAGGAGATTGAGCTGGAAAGAACACACATCAACAAGGCTTCAAATATTGATGcaattttgagtgcagagaaTAATGGTCCATCAAAAAGTTCTGGGACCAATTCTGTTGGTAAATTAAAAACTATGAATGTTGATCTAGTTGGTGAGTGTGTGCAAAATGAGCAAGTGCAAAATGAGCAATCTGTCTTTGACAAGGATACTTCTATAGAGGTATCCTTTGAATATGATAGCAAGAATGCACTCATTGATGCTGAAGATGAAATATTTGCTAATTTAGTAGGAGGAAATTCAGGGACAGTATTTCATGCTGATGGTATTCCAGCAAAAGAACAACCTTCTAATTCAGATTCAGATTGTGACTGGGAAGAAGGAATTGTTGAAGGGAAGAGTACCTTCATTCCTGGAAATAATAAAGTGGAATGGAATTCTTCTGTTGCTGAAGGGGATAATAATGATGAGAGTGAAGTAGAATGGGAGGAAGGAGATTGTGATGGTGATAAAAGTACCATATGTTGCCCATCTGAGTCTGGGAAAAAGCCAACTCGAGGTCAATTGGAGGAGGAGTCTAATTTGCAGGAAGCAATTAGGAGAAGTCTTGAGACTATAGGAGATGGAGAGCTTAAGCACCTATCATCTGTAGATGAGCATTCAAATGCTGATGAGAAAAAATTGGATTATGGATTAACCCATGGTGATTATTTGGATGTTTCTGGTGCAATGAATTTAAATGGTGAAGATGCATTTGTGAAGATAAAAAATAGTATGGCTGTTTCATCTTCTCCTAGGGAAGATGGttctaaacaaaatatatttcaTGGAAATGTGGATGGCGATGGTTATGTCAACTCCCAAACTTCTGATTTTCCTAGGGGTCAGTCAAAGTCATATGTAGCATCTATTTCGAGTAACCTGGATATTTTGATTGAAAAGCCTAATGTACTGAATAGATGCTCTCATTCTGAATATTCGACTTCAGTTGCAAATATGATGAAGGACAATGACCATATGGCTGCAGAACAATTGTTGGATAAACATTGTGATGATACTAAGATGTCTTCCGATGGCAAAAATGTTTCCAAGGATAATCCACTTGGTTCCACTG AATCATCCTTGAAGGGATCAACAGAAAATGTTGATATTGGGCCAAAGTTAGCTGCAGTGGACAATGATGGAAGTTTCAGAGGAGAAAGAAATATTGATCTTGTGAAAAATGCAGTTAACACCTCAGGAGATTTTCCAGCACATGTAGATGAGGTTAGATTGGAGGAGGAAATGCGAATACTTGGTCAAGAATATATAAACCTTGAAAATGAGCAGAAGAAACTTGAAAGAAATGCAGAATCTGTGAACAGTGAATTGTTCACAGAATGTCAG GAATTACTGCAAATGTTTGGATTGCCATATATTATTGCCCCAATGGAAGCTGAGGCACAGTGTGCTTTCTTGGAAACTACAAAACTGGTTGATGGTGTTATAACTGATGATTCTGATGTCCTTCTATTTGGAGCTCGTAATGTTTACAAGAATATATTTGATGACCGCAAATATGTAGAGACATACTTCATGGAG GACATTGAGAAGGAACTTGGATTGAGCAGGGAAAAATTAGTACGCATGGCACTACTACTTGGGAGTGATTATACTGAAGGTGTAAG TGGCATTGGGATTGTCAATGCTATTGAGGTTGTGAATGCGTTCCCTGAGAAAGATGGCTTCTTGAAATTCCGCCAGTGGGTTGAGTCACCAGATCCCACCATTCTTGGATGGTTGAATACAAAAGGTGGATCAAATACAAGAAAGAAAGGATCAAAAGAGCCTTCGTCGGATCAAATTAATAGTCATATTAAGGAACAAGAGGATTCGCTGGATTATGACCAAGAAATCAAGCAAACATTTTTTGAGAAACAT AGAAATGTTAGCAAGAATTGGCATATTCCATCTTCTTTTCCAAGTGAAACAGTTATATCTGCTTATTATTCTCCACAAGTTGACAAGTCAACCGAGCCTTTCACCTGGGGAAAGCCAGATCATCTTGTTCTTCGAAA ATTGTGCTGGGAGAAATTTGGGTGGACTAGCCAGAAAGCAGATGAATTACTATTACCTGTTTTAAAGGAATATAACAAACACGAG ACTCAACTGCGTTTGGAAGCGTTTTATAGTTTCAATGAACGATTTGCAAAAATTCGAAGCAAGAGAATTAAGAAAGCTGTAAAAGGGATTACTGGTAAGCAGCCTTCAGAATTGAAAGATGATTTCAACAGTGGCAAGAGTAGGAGAGGAAATCATCTAGAATCTGAGGACAAAAATTTTGAGAATCTAAAGGGGACAAAGGAAAGTCTTGAAAGTTTGAAGAAACCTAAAGTGAAACAATCAAGGAAAAGGAAGAATGACGGGGACACTCTTGGGAAGGCAATGTCAAAGAGAAAGACAATCACTGATGGTCCTTCAGCTTCTGCTATGTCTGCAGTGGAGAATATACAGCCAGGTACTGAGTCTGAAAAAGACCAAAGTGATAGTAATCCATTGATTTCAAATAGAAGTGGGAGGGGCAGAGGAAGAGGCAGAAGTTTGGCAGTAAAACATGGAAGGAAAAAGGAAAGTCTCATTTATCAATCATCTGAAACATCATCTTCTAGTAGCGACACTGATGATCATGTTGATATGTCAAAAGTTCCTCAAGAGGTTCGAAGG TCCTCACGTTCCAGAAAACCTGTCAGTTATTCACTTGAGAACCTAGAAGATGAAGAACTCAATGAGTCATTTGATACGAGGAATCAATCATCCTTGTGTGAAGATCCATTAGAAGAAAATTTATCTGATATTCCTGGTGCATGTGGGGATTCTGCAACTGGTTTAAGCAGAGGTAAAGAGAGTGATATGATAAGTAGTGCTCCAACCAGGAACTTCCCTAGAGACGATCTTGGGTGGGAAGGTCAAATTTTCACAGATGCTGATGAAACTACTCATCCAGATCCAGGAATTGGTGATGGTGATATTACTGTTAATGCTGACTCTTGTGATGACTACCTTAAACTAGGAGGTGGTTTTTGTTTAGATGATAGTGATGAACCTAGCAATCAGAATGCAGTTGATGGTGTCAATACTGCTGATACTGAAGGATTTCTGCACTGTTCTGTTATGATGGATGAGACTGACCATCATAAAAATGGTTCTGAGATATTATTTTCTGGCACCGATAAAGCTCCCAGCGAGATGCAAGAGGGACGCAATGCCTACAATGTTGACAACGAGCCAAATGATAACCTTCCAAATGTTAGTGCCAATGATCAAAATGAAATGGGGGTCTCTGTACCTGAGAATGTTAATCATAATAATGGAAACTACAATGGGGCATTTAGTGCAATGCCATTTTTgaggaaaagaaggaagaagtag
- the LOC112755245 gene encoding DNA repair protein UVH3 isoform X5, with protein sequence MKSKLAATEAGNFLQEVVSRSRNQEELDEMLAASISAEENGMLAGKEVPSTVPNTSEEKFDTDGEMILPCDNEVDLAVLAALPESMQLDILAQLKGKKTKAPVEDELQNQCEVNDRGKGKGILFRESDLGGCSSKCDNVISTNDNQDKIDEMLAASVAAEGIAKSMSNASTFFGASAIEEEDGDYDEDEEMILPAMHGGVDPAVLASLPPSMQLDLLVQIRERLIAENRQKYQKVKKDPAKFSELQIEAYLKTVAFRREIDEVQKAAAGRGVGGIQTSRIASEANREYIFSSSFTGDKQELASSRSEKNDDAHRKAQGTHPVENLANIIASAGSNTTSGLVCNEPSESVDERIQTFLDERGQFRVSRSRAMGMRMTRDLQRNLDLMKEIELERTHINKASNIDAILSAENNGPSKSSGTNSVGKLKTMNVDLVGECVQNEQVQNEQSVFDKDTSIEVSFEYDSKNALIDAEDEIFANLVGGNSGTVFHADGIPAKEQPSNSDSDCDWEEGIVEGKSTFIPGNNKVEWNSSVAEGDNNDESEVEWEEGDCDGDKSTICCPSESGKKPTRGQLEEESNLQEAIRRSLETIGDGELKHLSSVDEHSNADEKKLDYGLTHGDYLDVSGAMNLNGEDAFVKIKNSMAVSSSPREDGSKQNIFHGNVDGDGYVNSQTSDFPRVANMMKDNDHMAAEQLLDKHCDDTKMSSDGKNVSKDNPLGSTESSLKGSTENVDIGPKLAAVDNDGSFRGERNIDLVKNAVNTSGDFPAHVDEVRLEEEMRILGQEYINLENEQKKLERNAESVNSELFTECQELLQMFGLPYIIAPMEAEAQCAFLETTKLVDGVITDDSDVLLFGARNVYKNIFDDRKYVETYFMEDIEKELGLSREKLVRMALLLGSDYTEGVSGIGIVNAIEVVNAFPEKDGFLKFRQWVESPDPTILGWLNTKGGSNTRKKGSKEPSSDQINSHIKEQEDSLDYDQEIKQTFFEKHRNVSKNWHIPSSFPSETVISAYYSPQVDKSTEPFTWGKPDHLVLRKLCWEKFGWTSQKADELLLPVLKEYNKHETQLRLEAFYSFNERFAKIRSKRIKKAVKGITGKQPSELKDDFNSGKSRRGNHLESEDKNFENLKGTKESLESLKKPKVKQSRKRKNDGDTLGKAMSKRKTITDGPSASAMSAVENIQPGTESEKDQSDSNPLISNRSGRGRGRGRSLAVKHGRKKESLIYQSSETSSSSSDTDDHVDMSKVPQEVRRSSRSRKPVSYSLENLEDEELNESFDTRNQSSLCEDPLEENLSDIPGACGDSATGLSRGKESDMISSAPTRNFPRDDLGWEGQIFTDADETTHPDPGIGDGDITVNADSCDDYLKLGGGFCLDDSDEPSNQNAVDGVNTADTEGFLHCSVMMDETDHHKNGSEILFSGTDKAPSEMQEGRNAYNVDNEPNDNLPNVSANDQNEMGVSVPENVNHNNGNYNGAFSAMPFLRKRRKK encoded by the exons ATGAAAT CTAAACTTGCAGCTACAGAGGCAGGAAATTTCTTGCAAGAAGTTGTGTCAAGAAGTCGCAACCAGGAGGAACTTGATGAAAT GTTGGCAGCATCTATATCTGCAGAGGAGAATGGAATGCTAGCCGGGAAAGAAGTGCCATCTACTGTACCTAATACTTCAGAGGAGAAATTTGACACAGATGGAGAAATGATACTG CCTTGTGACAATGAAGTAGATTTAGCTGTTTTAGCTGCTTTACCAGAGTCAATGCAACTTGATATTCTTGCACAG CTTaaaggaaagaaaacaaaagcaccAGTGGAAGATGAACTGCAGAACCAATGTGAGGTCAATGATAGGGGCAAGGGTAAGGGGATTCTGTTCAGAGAAAGTGACTTGGGTGGTTGTAGCTCAAAATGTGACAATGTGATATCAACAAATGACAATCAAGACAAAATTGATGAAAT GTTAGCAGCCTCTGTTGCTGCGGAGGGAATTGCAAAGTCTATGAGTAATGCATCAACTTTTTTTGGGGCTTCAGCCATTGAGGAAGAGGATGGTGACTATGATGAAGATGAAGAGATGATACTG CCTGCAATGCATGGTGGAGTTGATCCAGCTGTTCTGGCCTCTTTACCTCCATCAATGCAACTGGATCTCCTAGTTCAG ATAAGAGAGCGATTAATTGCAGAGAATCGACAAAAGTATCAAAAAGTAAAGAAG GATCCTGCAAAATTTTCTGAGCTACAAATAGAAGCTTACCTTAAAACAGTTGCTTTTCGACGAGAGATAGACGAAGTGCAAAAAGCTGCTGCTGGAAGAGGAGTAGGGGGTATCCAAACTTCACGGATTGCATCTGAAGCCAACAGGGAGTACATATTCTCATCATCTTTTACTGGTGACAAACA AGAACTTGCATCAAGCAGATCAGAGAAAAATGATGATGCTCATCGAAAGGCTCAAGGAACACATCCTGTGGAGAACCTTGCTAATATTATTGCATCAGCTGGTTCTAATACTACAAGTGGATTGGTTTGCAATGAACCTAGTGAATCTGTTGATGAAAGAATTCAGACCTTCCTAGATGAGAGGGGTCAATTTCGAGTTAGCAGATCAAGAGCTATGGGGATGCGTATGACCCGAGATTTGCAAAGAAATTTGGACTTGATGAAGGAGATTGAGCTGGAAAGAACACACATCAACAAGGCTTCAAATATTGATGcaattttgagtgcagagaaTAATGGTCCATCAAAAAGTTCTGGGACCAATTCTGTTGGTAAATTAAAAACTATGAATGTTGATCTAGTTGGTGAGTGTGTGCAAAATGAGCAAGTGCAAAATGAGCAATCTGTCTTTGACAAGGATACTTCTATAGAGGTATCCTTTGAATATGATAGCAAGAATGCACTCATTGATGCTGAAGATGAAATATTTGCTAATTTAGTAGGAGGAAATTCAGGGACAGTATTTCATGCTGATGGTATTCCAGCAAAAGAACAACCTTCTAATTCAGATTCAGATTGTGACTGGGAAGAAGGAATTGTTGAAGGGAAGAGTACCTTCATTCCTGGAAATAATAAAGTGGAATGGAATTCTTCTGTTGCTGAAGGGGATAATAATGATGAGAGTGAAGTAGAATGGGAGGAAGGAGATTGTGATGGTGATAAAAGTACCATATGTTGCCCATCTGAGTCTGGGAAAAAGCCAACTCGAGGTCAATTGGAGGAGGAGTCTAATTTGCAGGAAGCAATTAGGAGAAGTCTTGAGACTATAGGAGATGGAGAGCTTAAGCACCTATCATCTGTAGATGAGCATTCAAATGCTGATGAGAAAAAATTGGATTATGGATTAACCCATGGTGATTATTTGGATGTTTCTGGTGCAATGAATTTAAATGGTGAAGATGCATTTGTGAAGATAAAAAATAGTATGGCTGTTTCATCTTCTCCTAGGGAAGATGGttctaaacaaaatatatttcaTGGAAATGTGGATGGCGATGGTTATGTCAACTCCCAAACTTCTGATTTTCCTAGGG TTGCAAATATGATGAAGGACAATGACCATATGGCTGCAGAACAATTGTTGGATAAACATTGTGATGATACTAAGATGTCTTCCGATGGCAAAAATGTTTCCAAGGATAATCCACTTGGTTCCACTG AATCATCCTTGAAGGGATCAACAGAAAATGTTGATATTGGGCCAAAGTTAGCTGCAGTGGACAATGATGGAAGTTTCAGAGGAGAAAGAAATATTGATCTTGTGAAAAATGCAGTTAACACCTCAGGAGATTTTCCAGCACATGTAGATGAGGTTAGATTGGAGGAGGAAATGCGAATACTTGGTCAAGAATATATAAACCTTGAAAATGAGCAGAAGAAACTTGAAAGAAATGCAGAATCTGTGAACAGTGAATTGTTCACAGAATGTCAG GAATTACTGCAAATGTTTGGATTGCCATATATTATTGCCCCAATGGAAGCTGAGGCACAGTGTGCTTTCTTGGAAACTACAAAACTGGTTGATGGTGTTATAACTGATGATTCTGATGTCCTTCTATTTGGAGCTCGTAATGTTTACAAGAATATATTTGATGACCGCAAATATGTAGAGACATACTTCATGGAG GACATTGAGAAGGAACTTGGATTGAGCAGGGAAAAATTAGTACGCATGGCACTACTACTTGGGAGTGATTATACTGAAGGTGTAAG TGGCATTGGGATTGTCAATGCTATTGAGGTTGTGAATGCGTTCCCTGAGAAAGATGGCTTCTTGAAATTCCGCCAGTGGGTTGAGTCACCAGATCCCACCATTCTTGGATGGTTGAATACAAAAGGTGGATCAAATACAAGAAAGAAAGGATCAAAAGAGCCTTCGTCGGATCAAATTAATAGTCATATTAAGGAACAAGAGGATTCGCTGGATTATGACCAAGAAATCAAGCAAACATTTTTTGAGAAACAT AGAAATGTTAGCAAGAATTGGCATATTCCATCTTCTTTTCCAAGTGAAACAGTTATATCTGCTTATTATTCTCCACAAGTTGACAAGTCAACCGAGCCTTTCACCTGGGGAAAGCCAGATCATCTTGTTCTTCGAAA ATTGTGCTGGGAGAAATTTGGGTGGACTAGCCAGAAAGCAGATGAATTACTATTACCTGTTTTAAAGGAATATAACAAACACGAG ACTCAACTGCGTTTGGAAGCGTTTTATAGTTTCAATGAACGATTTGCAAAAATTCGAAGCAAGAGAATTAAGAAAGCTGTAAAAGGGATTACTGGTAAGCAGCCTTCAGAATTGAAAGATGATTTCAACAGTGGCAAGAGTAGGAGAGGAAATCATCTAGAATCTGAGGACAAAAATTTTGAGAATCTAAAGGGGACAAAGGAAAGTCTTGAAAGTTTGAAGAAACCTAAAGTGAAACAATCAAGGAAAAGGAAGAATGACGGGGACACTCTTGGGAAGGCAATGTCAAAGAGAAAGACAATCACTGATGGTCCTTCAGCTTCTGCTATGTCTGCAGTGGAGAATATACAGCCAGGTACTGAGTCTGAAAAAGACCAAAGTGATAGTAATCCATTGATTTCAAATAGAAGTGGGAGGGGCAGAGGAAGAGGCAGAAGTTTGGCAGTAAAACATGGAAGGAAAAAGGAAAGTCTCATTTATCAATCATCTGAAACATCATCTTCTAGTAGCGACACTGATGATCATGTTGATATGTCAAAAGTTCCTCAAGAGGTTCGAAGG TCCTCACGTTCCAGAAAACCTGTCAGTTATTCACTTGAGAACCTAGAAGATGAAGAACTCAATGAGTCATTTGATACGAGGAATCAATCATCCTTGTGTGAAGATCCATTAGAAGAAAATTTATCTGATATTCCTGGTGCATGTGGGGATTCTGCAACTGGTTTAAGCAGAGGTAAAGAGAGTGATATGATAAGTAGTGCTCCAACCAGGAACTTCCCTAGAGACGATCTTGGGTGGGAAGGTCAAATTTTCACAGATGCTGATGAAACTACTCATCCAGATCCAGGAATTGGTGATGGTGATATTACTGTTAATGCTGACTCTTGTGATGACTACCTTAAACTAGGAGGTGGTTTTTGTTTAGATGATAGTGATGAACCTAGCAATCAGAATGCAGTTGATGGTGTCAATACTGCTGATACTGAAGGATTTCTGCACTGTTCTGTTATGATGGATGAGACTGACCATCATAAAAATGGTTCTGAGATATTATTTTCTGGCACCGATAAAGCTCCCAGCGAGATGCAAGAGGGACGCAATGCCTACAATGTTGACAACGAGCCAAATGATAACCTTCCAAATGTTAGTGCCAATGATCAAAATGAAATGGGGGTCTCTGTACCTGAGAATGTTAATCATAATAATGGAAACTACAATGGGGCATTTAGTGCAATGCCATTTTTgaggaaaagaaggaagaagtag